A genomic segment from Streptosporangium roseum DSM 43021 encodes:
- a CDS encoding aminotransferase class IV — translation MTTARPDLAPLTGRRLSWSREASFLPGPGGSAEPPAVVDSWLVARGRVRGLALHEQRFQLACSRLVPGLPRSTVRRFLADVRRELPGEGRWFPRIEAYGGSSPGLALWMRPAPGTGDTVSLWIPRRPDPRTRPGVKGPDLPALADLRAGARAAGADDALLYAGDGTALEAAHSSIVWWRRDTLCVPAPDLAVLPSITRVLLEQLAWAWRFRIRSERCSPDELQRVETWTLNALHGIRPVRAWVDAHGRTVEARVSGRAGEWRRALHARALLSHALPAGGKSAAAL, via the coding sequence ATGACGACGGCCCGTCCCGATCTCGCCCCGCTGACCGGGCGCCGCCTGTCCTGGTCGCGGGAGGCGTCCTTCCTCCCCGGCCCCGGCGGGTCCGCCGAGCCCCCGGCGGTGGTCGACTCCTGGCTGGTCGCGCGGGGCCGGGTCCGCGGCCTGGCCCTGCACGAGCAGCGCTTCCAGCTCGCCTGTTCCCGGCTCGTCCCCGGCCTGCCCCGGAGCACCGTACGGCGCTTCCTCGCCGACGTCCGCCGCGAGCTCCCGGGCGAGGGACGCTGGTTCCCCCGGATCGAGGCCTACGGGGGGTCGTCGCCGGGCCTGGCCCTGTGGATGCGCCCGGCACCCGGCACCGGCGACACGGTCAGCCTCTGGATCCCCCGGCGGCCCGATCCGCGCACCCGTCCCGGCGTGAAGGGGCCCGACCTGCCGGCGCTGGCCGACCTGCGGGCCGGCGCGCGGGCGGCCGGCGCCGACGACGCGCTGCTGTACGCCGGGGACGGCACGGCGCTGGAGGCGGCCCACTCCTCGATCGTGTGGTGGCGGCGTGACACTCTCTGCGTCCCCGCCCCCGACCTGGCCGTGCTGCCCTCGATCACCCGTGTCCTGCTGGAACAGCTCGCCTGGGCGTGGCGGTTCCGGATCCGGTCCGAACGGTGCTCGCCGGACGAGCTCCAGCGGGTGGAGACGTGGACGCTCAACGCCCTGCACGGGATCCGGCCGGTACGCGCGTGGGTGGACGCGCACGGCCGTACCGTCGAGGCGCGCGTCTCGGGGCGGGCCGGAGAGTGGCGGCGGGCGCTCCACGCCCGCGCGCTCCTCTCCCACGCCCTGCCCGCCGGCGGGAAGTCCGCCGCCGCCCTCTGA
- a CDS encoding AMP-binding protein, producing MTEIRSGRRNGLATGIRIGRSEAGPPARTLIGQTNIAAELAELAQRNGWAASPAFHSGDRVWSHGEVHDLAARTTSALVGLGVRPGDRVMLAHGDGVAWVAAFLGTARLGATVVPVNPELTAADHAFMAEDCEASLVVAEDRTADRFDGLPCLTGDRLLDLAAGAAPGPVARVTGATALYAQYTSGTTGAPKAALHRHADLALYHRAAGQGVVGIRHDDVTLSVSKLFFAYGLGNALVFPLFSGSSAVLLGDRPGPAQIEETVERHGVTVLYAVPSAYANVAAECDGASFASVRVAVSAGESLNETLAARARDLLAAPVLDQLGSTEAGHAFCSSTLDADEAGTIGRPLAGYEIQIRDDDGGPVSEGEGELWVRGGSVMAGYLNRPEQTARTLVDGWLRTGDRAERLPGGAYVHRGRRDDLEMVGGITMSPVEVERVLAEHPAVAEVVVAVVADERGASKLRAFVVPAVPDPDPARVEEELIALARRRLAPFKVPRSVELCRALPRTHTGKLRRFAVRNGDW from the coding sequence GTGACTGAGATCCGGAGCGGCCGCCGGAACGGCCTCGCGACCGGCATCCGGATCGGCCGGAGCGAGGCCGGCCCGCCGGCCAGGACACTGATCGGCCAGACCAACATCGCGGCCGAGCTCGCCGAGCTCGCGCAGCGGAACGGCTGGGCCGCCTCGCCCGCCTTCCACTCCGGCGATCGCGTCTGGAGCCACGGAGAGGTGCACGACCTGGCGGCACGGACCACCTCGGCCCTGGTCGGCCTGGGCGTGCGGCCGGGTGACCGGGTGATGCTGGCGCACGGCGACGGCGTGGCGTGGGTGGCGGCTTTCCTCGGCACGGCACGGCTCGGCGCGACGGTCGTGCCGGTCAACCCGGAGCTGACCGCCGCCGACCACGCCTTCATGGCCGAGGACTGCGAGGCCTCACTCGTCGTCGCCGAGGACAGGACGGCGGATCGATTCGACGGCCTGCCCTGCCTCACCGGTGACCGCCTCCTCGATCTCGCCGCGGGCGCGGCCCCCGGCCCGGTCGCCCGGGTCACCGGCGCCACCGCCCTGTACGCCCAGTACACCTCCGGCACGACCGGGGCGCCCAAGGCCGCGCTGCACCGCCACGCCGACCTCGCCCTCTACCACCGCGCGGCCGGGCAGGGGGTCGTGGGCATCCGTCACGACGACGTGACGCTGTCGGTGTCGAAGCTGTTCTTCGCCTACGGCCTGGGCAACGCGCTGGTCTTCCCGCTGTTCTCCGGGTCGTCGGCGGTCCTGCTCGGCGACCGGCCCGGCCCCGCGCAGATCGAGGAGACGGTCGAGCGGCACGGTGTCACCGTGCTGTACGCGGTCCCCTCCGCCTACGCCAACGTCGCCGCCGAATGCGACGGAGCCTCCTTCGCCTCGGTGCGGGTCGCCGTCTCCGCGGGCGAGTCGCTCAACGAGACGCTCGCGGCACGGGCGCGGGACCTGCTCGCGGCCCCCGTCCTCGACCAGCTCGGCTCGACCGAGGCCGGGCACGCGTTCTGCTCCAGCACCCTCGACGCCGACGAGGCGGGAACGATCGGCCGCCCCCTGGCCGGTTACGAGATACAGATACGCGACGACGACGGCGGACCCGTCTCGGAGGGCGAGGGAGAGCTCTGGGTCCGCGGCGGATCCGTCATGGCCGGATACCTCAACCGGCCGGAGCAGACCGCCCGGACCCTGGTGGACGGCTGGCTGCGGACCGGGGACCGCGCCGAGCGCCTCCCCGGTGGCGCCTACGTCCATCGCGGCCGGCGCGACGATCTCGAAATGGTCGGCGGCATCACCATGTCGCCCGTCGAGGTGGAGCGGGTCCTGGCCGAGCATCCGGCCGTCGCCGAGGTGGTGGTCGCCGTCGTCGCCGACGAGCGCGGCGCCAGCAAGCTGCGGGCCTTCGTGGTGCCGGCCGTGCCGGACCCCGATCCGGCGCGGGTGGAGGAGGAGCTGATCGCGCTGGCCCGCCGGCGGCTGGCGCCGTTCAAGGTCCCGCGCAGCGTGGAGCTGTGCCGGGCGCTGCCGCGGACACACACGGGGAAGCTGCGCCGCTTCGCCGTCCGTAACGGAGATTGGTGA
- a CDS encoding Phenylacetic acid catabolic protein, giving the protein MNQVVSGPEEARTLGDEYITAVSKIVNSHVRNEAAGAAIFDEPSIALAPTPREKWLACRMAMEEYGHHLKFNKLAAELGLEDPHARSPLSVFEYEVGSWTEYVMTKAIVDLAEVVLMEDLSHCSYLPLRKLCRSLMPEERFHVGFGTTTARQLVADPAKRDDVRRAAHELITMTLPFFGRSDSRNNEVFRRWGIKRMTNDECRTEFVRRTRALLEDELGLDHPEVDARWHGTSS; this is encoded by the coding sequence ATGAACCAGGTGGTTTCCGGCCCGGAGGAGGCTCGCACCCTCGGAGACGAGTACATCACCGCGGTCAGCAAGATCGTGAACAGCCATGTCCGCAACGAGGCGGCGGGGGCCGCGATATTCGACGAGCCGTCGATCGCGCTCGCCCCGACGCCCCGGGAGAAGTGGCTGGCCTGCAGAATGGCGATGGAAGAATACGGCCATCACCTGAAATTCAACAAACTCGCCGCCGAGCTGGGCCTGGAGGATCCCCACGCCCGATCACCTCTTTCCGTATTCGAATACGAGGTGGGCAGCTGGACCGAATACGTCATGACGAAGGCGATCGTCGATCTCGCCGAGGTCGTCCTGATGGAGGATCTCAGCCACTGCTCCTACCTCCCCTTGCGCAAGCTCTGCCGGTCGCTGATGCCCGAGGAGCGCTTCCACGTCGGGTTCGGCACCACGACCGCGCGGCAGCTCGTGGCCGACCCCGCCAAGCGCGACGACGTACGGCGGGCGGCACACGAGCTGATCACGATGACGCTCCCCTTCTTCGGCCGCAGCGACTCCAGGAACAACGAGGTCTTCCGCCGATGGGGCATCAAACGGATGACGAACGACGAGTGCCGCACGGAGTTCGTCCGGCGGACCCGGGCCCTCCTCGAAGACGAGCTGGGCCTCGACCACCCGGAAGTGGACGCGCGATGGCACGGCACTTCGAGCTGA